From Lolium perenne isolate Kyuss_39 chromosome 5, Kyuss_2.0, whole genome shotgun sequence, a single genomic window includes:
- the LOC139831574 gene encoding uncharacterized protein: MVRPPPPPPLGPALLQMTQLLSQMQQTQHNFDQARHDNGRVMIRDFLQLNPRSFDSTPEPLDADDWVRDVNRMLNTAGVAPEDKVRFATHLLKGGSAAWWENFLEMRPANAPDVTWEEFREAFRSHHIPEGLMDRMKEKFPSLVQGNKDVMAYNIEFSRLARYGGEEVSTDAKKQKRFRNGLKPALKYALTHVSMDTFDKLVNTAIMEESGRLAFDESRKHTREVGAPSSAPPQKRRLWVPYPAPPGQATQAGYAPRAAHAGYAPRPPTPQLQQRTYQPPPRPAYGGPRPMGPRADPTCYKCGQVGHISTFCPQKLPPPPPRSTTTNAMVRAPAPGHAFNNTRQGPRAARVNNINVEQAEQATDVVLGMPPDRAVEFVIELEPGTAPISKRPYKMGPNELAELKKQLDELQKLGFIQPSTFPWGCPTIFVKKKDTSKPFQIFCDASLHGLGAVLMQERQVVAYQASLGMAPFEAIYGRKCRTPLNWSKTCERQIFGTDVINEAEEKVRIIRDNLKIAQSWQKSYYDSKHRDMLYHPSDQAYLRVTPMMGTHRFGIKGKLSPRYIGPFKVPTKRGEVAYLLELPEKLSKVHDVFHVSQLKKCFKDPGRAVDHVSIDLQEDLSYKEHPVRILDEAERRTRNNSVKFLKLIAAASASLLRRFTGDHDHLSTNCGKNSKHTTV; this comes from the exons ATGGTTAGACCTCCGCCACCTCCTCCGCTGGGACCAGCCCTGTTGCAAATGACTCAACTGTTGAGCCAAATGCAGCAAACCCAGCACAACTTCGATCAAGCTCGTCATGACAATGGTCGAGTGATGATCCGGGACTTCTTGCAGTTGAACCCGCGATCGTTCGACTCTACTCCTGAACCgctggatgcagatgattgggTGCGCGATGTCAACCGCATGCTCAACACAGCGGGAGTCGCCCCAGAAGACAAAGTGCGGTTTGCGACTCACCTACTGAAAGGAGGGTCCGCAGCatggtgggagaactttctcgagATGCGTCCCGCCAATGCTCCTGATGTCACTTGGGAAGAATTCAGGGAAGCTTTCAGAAGCCACCACATTCCTGAAGGGCTAATGGATAGGATGAAGGAGAAATTCCCCAGTCTTGTCCAGGGCAACAAAGATGTGATGGCATACAACATCGAGTTCTCAAGGCTAGCTCGCTATGGTGGTGAAGAAGTGTCTACTGATGCCAAGAAGCAGAAGAGGTTCCGTAATGGCCTCAAGCCGGCACTCAAGTACGCGCTCACTCATGTCTCGATGGACACCTTTGACAAGCTGGTCAACACTGCTATCATGGAAGAGTCGGGTAGGCTTGCGTTCGACGAGTCACGCAAGCATACTCGAGAGGTTGGTGCTCCTTCTTCAGCGCCGCCTCAGAAGCGCAGGTTGTGGGTTCCTTATCCCGCACCGCCAGGACAAGCTACACAAGCTGGGTATGCTCCCCGCGCAGCACACGCTGGGTATGCTCCCCGCCCTCCCACCCCACAGCTTCAGCAGAGGACCTACCAACCTCCGCCAAGGCCTGCTTATGGTGGACCAAGGCCGATGGGTCCACGTGCCGACCCCACATGCTACAAGTGTGGTCAGGTTGGGCACATCTCTACCTTTTGCCCTCAGaagcttcctccaccaccacctcgctcTACTACAACAAATGCGATGGTTCGTGCACCAGCTCCGGGCCATGCCTTCAACAACACCAGGCAAGGTCCGAGGGCTGCTCGCGTCAACAACATCAACGTTGAGCAAGCTGAACAAGCTACCGACGTCGTGCTTG GTATGCCACCTGACAGGGCTGTTGAGTTCGTCATTGAACTAGAGCCTGGAACAGCTCCTATCTCAAAGCGGCCATACAAAATGGGTCCAAATGAGTTGGCTGAACTCAAGAAGCAGCTTGACGAGTTGCAAAAACTTGGTTTCATTCAGCCAAGCACTTTTCCATGGGGATGTCCTACCATCTTCGTGAAGAAAAAGG ATACTTCTAAACCTTTCCAGATattctgtgatgcctctcttcatgGTCTAGGTGCTGTCCTCATGCAAGAACGTCAAGTTGTGGC ctatcaagccagtttgGGCATGGCACCCTTCGAAGCTATCTATGGTCGCAAATGCAGAACACCTCTGAACTGGTCTAAAACTTGTgaaaggcaaatctttggcaccgaTGTCATCAACGAGGCTGAAGAAAAGGTGCGAATCATTCGTGACAATCTGAAGATAGCACAATCTTGGCAGAAAAGCTATTATGATAGCAAGCACCGTGATATGTTATATCATCCTAGTGATCAAGCCTACCTTCGTGTTACTCCTATGATGGGCACTCATcgcttcggtatcaaaggcaagcTGTCGCCAAGATACATTGGTCCCTTCAAGGTTCCAACAAAGCGTGGTGAAGTCGCTTACCTCCTTGAACTCCCTGAGAAGCTCTCCAAAGTGCACGATGTCTTCCACGTGTCACAGCTCAAGAAGTGCTTCAAAGATCCGGGTCGTGCAGTTGATCACGTGTCCATTGACCTCCAAGAAGACCTCTCCTACAAAGAGCATCCCGTTCGGATTCTTGATGAAGCTGAACGTCGTACTCGCAACAACTCTGTCAAGTTCCTCAAG TTAATCGCCGCCGCCTCGGCCTCACTTCTCCGGCGTTTCACCGGCGATCACGACCACCTCAGCACAAACTGTGGGAAGAATTCGAAGCACACCACGGTGTAA
- the LOC127299724 gene encoding uncharacterized protein — MFSLNRMVRPPPPPPLGPALLQMTQLLSQMQQTQHNFDQARHDNGRVMIRDFLQLNPRSFNSTPEPLDADDWVRDVNRMLNTAGVAPEDKVRFATHLLKGGFAAWWENFLEMRPANAPDVTWEEFREAFRSHHIPEGLMDRMKEKFLSLVQGNKDVMAYSIEFSRLARYGGEEVSTDAKKQKRFRNGLKPALKYALTHVSMDTFDKLVNTAIKEESGRLAFDESRKHTREVGAPSSAPPQKRRLWVPYPAPPGQATQAGYAPRAAHAGYAPRPPTPQLQQRTYQPPPRPAYGGPRPMGPRADPTCYKCGQVGHISTFCPQKLPPPPPRSTTTNAMVRAPAPGRAFNNTPGKVRGLLASTTSTLSKLNKLPTSCLTPTQSSTSRSTSSPWRIVSVLLPLI, encoded by the exons ATGTTTTCCCTCAACAGGATGGTTAGACCTCCGCCACCTCCTCCGCTGGGACCAGCCCTGTTGCAAATGACTCAACTGTTGAGCCAAATGCAGCAAACCCAGCACAACTTCGATCAAGCTCGTCATGACAATGGTCGAGTGATGATCCGGGACTTCTTGCAGTTGAACCCGCGATCGTTCAACTCTACTCCTGAACCgctggatgcagatgattgggTGCGCGATGTCAACCGCATGCTCAACACAGCGGGAGTCGCCCCAGAAGACAAAGTGCGGTTTGCGACTCACCTACTGAAAGGAGGGTTCGCAGCatggtgggagaactttctcgagATGCGTCCCGCCAATGCTCCTGATGTCACTTGGGAAGAATTCAGGGAAGCTTTCAGAAGCCACCACATTCCTGAAGGGCTAATGGATAGGATGAAGGAGAAATTCCTCAGTCTTGTCCAGGGCAACAAAGACGTGATGGCATACAGCATCGAGTTCTCAAGGCTAGCTCGCTATGGTGGTGAAGAAGTGTCTACTGATGCCAAGAAGCAGAAGAGGTTCCGTAATGGCCTCAAGCCGGCACTCAAGTACGCGCTCACTCATGTCTCGATGGACACCTTTGACAAGCTGGTCAACACTGCTATCAAGGAAGAGTCGGGTAGGCTTGCGTTCGACGAGTCACGCAAGCATACTCGAGAGGTTGGTGCTCCTTCTTCAGCGCCGCCTCAGAAGCGCAGGTTGTGGGTTCCTTATCCCGCACCGCCAGGACAAGCTACACAAGCTGGGTATGCTCCCCGCGCAGCACACGCTGGGTATGCTCCCCGCCCTCCCACCCCACAGCTTCAGCAGAGGACCTACCAACCTCCGCCAAGGCCTGCTTATGGTGGACCAAGGCCGATGGGTCCACGTGCCGACCCCACATGCTACAAGTGTGGTCAGGTTGGGCACATCTCTACCTTCTGCCCTCAGaagcttcctccaccaccacctcgctcTACTACAACAAATGCGATGGTTCGTGCACCAGCTCCGGGCCGTGCCTTCAACAACACACCAGGCAAGGTCCGAGGGCTGCTCGCGTCAACAACATCAACGTTGAGCAAGCTGAACAAGCTACCGACGTCGTGCTTG acgccgacgcagagcagtacgagcaggagtacgagttccccctggaggatcgtgtcggtgcttctacctctgatctga